The Methanococcoides methylutens genome segment TGAGATTATAAGGGATGTACAGCCTGCAATTATCGGATTGCAGTTCCCGGAAGGTTTTAAAAGGCGTGCACCTGCCATTGCATCACAGATAAGTGAAGCTACAGGTGTTGACATACTGATATCTGCAAACCCCTGTTATGGGGCATGCGATCTTGATGTTGCTATCCTTGACAATGTTGACCTTTTGTTCCATTTCGGCCATGCTCAGCTTGATGATAACAAATACAGCGAGAAGGTCATTTTTATCGAAACACGCTCTGATACAGACGTGACGGAAGTCGTCAGGAAAGCTGTTCCTGAGCTAACCGGAAAGCGTGTAGGAGTGCTTACCACAGTGCAGCATATACAGAAGCTTCCGGATGTTTGCGACATCCTTGAATCCGAAGGAAAGGAATGCCTGATAGGAAGAGGAGATAGTAAGATAGCCTATGCAGGGCAGGTCCTCGGATGTAATTTCTCAGTTGCTGACGGCCTTGACTGTGACGAGTTCCTTTACATCGGCACAGGACAGTTCCACCCCCTTGGCGTTTCACTCGCCACCGGCAGAAGGGTATTGATCGCGGACCCGTTCTCAAATGAGGTGCGTGAGGTAGATCCAAGAAAAATACTGAAGCAGCGCAGTGCAGTCATTGCCAATTCACTGGATGCGGAAACCTTCGGAATACTTGTATCAACAAAACCCGGGCAGGACAGAATGCCACTTGCCAGGGAATTGAAAGAGCTTGCTGAGAAGAAAGGCAAGACAGCTTACATACTTACAATGGACCTGATAACACCTGACCAGATGCTGCAGTTCAAGGTGGATGCTTTTGTGAGCACCGCCTGTCCAAGACTTGCAGTTGACGAGGTTGGCAGGTTCTCTGCGCCTATGCTCACCCCGCAGGAGTTCGAGATCGTGATCGGAGAGCGCGAGTGGGAAAATATGACCTTTGATGAGATAAGGGGAGAGTAAGGAAGTGATGAAACAACGCAAGCTGGAGATACTTCTTGAGAAGGTAAGAAGTTTTGACTCCCCGGATGTCACACTTGAACAATATTCAACTCCATCCGTACTTGCTGCGGAACTGCTCCATTTCGCATTCATGAAAGGCGACCTTGATGACACTGTCTACGACCTGGGCTGCGGCACAGGGATGCTGGCAATTGGTGCTAAGCTCCTGGGAGCCGAGAGGGTCGTCGGCTTTGATTCCGATCCTGCTGCCCTTGATATTGCGAGGGAGAACGCCGAAAAGCTCGGAGTCGAGGTGGAATTTGAATGTCTTGATGTAAGACAGGTAAGGGGACATGCACATACCGTTGTGATGAACCCGCCATTCGGAGCACAGGTTAAGGGAAGCGACAGGCCGTTCCTTTCAACTGCCATGAAGGTTGGGGATGTTACGTATTCCATACATAATAGTGGAAGCCTGGCCTTTGTCAAAAAATTTATAGAACCTGCTATAATAACAGAATGGTATAATACAGGGTTTCCAATAAAACGAACCTTTAAATTCCATAAAAAAGATGTAGAAAGAATTGAGGTAGAAATATACAGGATAACAAAGGTAAGTGACCAGGACAGTTGAGCAAAATAACCTGGCATATCTAATCTACAAGAGGGATTCCTATTAGAATAAGAAACCGTAAGAAAACGACCAGAAGGAACATCAAATCTTCAAACGAAGAGACAAAGGTCGAAGAAGAAACAGTAAAAGCTGCCAGCGAAAAGGTAGAAGTGGCAGAGAAAAAGACCGGGGAGAGGGAACAGAGCAGGGCTCCTAAGAGAGAAAGCGCGCCCCGTAAAGACAGCAGAGATTCCAGAAGGGATAACAGAGATTCCAAAAGGGAAAGCAGAGGACCCAGGAAGGATAACAGAGACTCCAGGAAAGACAACAGGGGCAGATCCAGACCTAAACAGGAACCAGAGCCTGAACCTGAAGTTGAGGAGCTTGAACACATATCTGCTGAAGAGAAGACCTTTGTACTGCCAGGAGACCTTATCGGCACTACAGAAGAGTTCGAAGGCGGAGACAACACATTTACGGTCAGGGGAGATATCCACTCACTCGCTACCGGACATGTAATGGTCAACAAGAAGCGCAGGAAGATCTCAGTCAAACCAACCACAAGCGTACCTCCTACCATTGAAAGAGGAGATGTTGTCGTTGGAACGATCATGAACGTGCGCGATTCCATGGCACTTGTGCAGATCGGCGCTATCAAAGGAAACGATGACCGCGAGTTCATCAATCCGGGCATCGCTGCTATCCATGTGTCCAATGTGAAGGAATCATACGTCAAGGAAATGTCACAGGAGTTCGCGGTTTCAGACGTTGTCAAGGCAAAGATCATCAACACTGACAACATGAGGATGACAACTGCCGGTGATGAACTTGGAGTTATGACCGCAACATGTTCAAATTGTGGAACCACACTTAAGCTCGATGGCGATAAACTGAAGTGCCCTGAGTGCGGACATGTTGAATCACGCAAACTGTCATCAGGCTATGGCACAGGTATAATTTGAGCATATCACATAATCATTGCAGGAGATCAATTAATGGAACTTAAGATCTTAGAGAAGTCAGAAGATGAAATGAAACTTGAGATAGCAGGAGAGAGTCACACCCTCCTGAACATGCTCAAGATCATTCTTCTTGAGGACGAACGCGTCCATACGGCATCATATGACATGAAACACGTTACGATCAGTGACCCGGTCCTATTCGTCAAGACCGAGAACGCTGATCCTATAGATGTTGTCAAGGATGCTGTTGCAACACTTATCACAGAGTGCGACGAGTTCATCTCAGTCTTTAACAAGGCTGTTGCATGAACCTTTTTTCTTTTTGCAACTTAAAGCAATAGTTGGAACTTTACAAAAAACACGGCTGCATTATAGCCTGACCCTGATGTGAATATATGACACTTGATGATGCATCATTACAGAAATTTGGATTTATCGAACGCCCAGCCAAGGGTTTGATCAATATCGACCCCCTGCAGACCGGAGGAATACTTACAGAGGACGCCAGACGCGCACTTGTCGAATGGGGAGATGGTTATTCCATCTGCGACAACTGTGGCGGTGTCCTTGACCTTATCAAGAAACCACCGGTGCAGGAATTCGTGCACAACGCCCTCCCGGAGTTCCTGGGAGTGGACGAAGCACGAGTCACCCACGGCGCTCGTGAGTCAAAGTTCGCTGTGATGCACGCAGTGGCACAGGAAGGCGACACCGTAGTCCTGGACGGCCTTGCACACTACTCCTCAGTGGTCGCTGCACAACGTGCCCGCCTGGAGATCAGAAAGGTGCCACACACCGAGCGCCCGGACTACTACCTCGACCCTGAAGGCTACGGTACTGCAATCGAGGAAACCATCGCTGAGACCGGTAAGGCTCCAGCACTGGCACTCCTGACATATCCTGACGGCAATTACGGAAACCTTGCAGATGCCAAAAAGATCGCATCCGTCTGCCACGAGTACGACGTCCCCCTGCTCCTCAACTGCGCATACTCCGTGGGAAGGATGCCTGTAAACGCCAAAGAACTGGGCGTGGACTTCATCGCAGGAAGCGGACACAAGTCCATGGCAAGCTGCGGACCCATCGGAGTCCTGGGTGTCAACGGCGACTATGCCGAAGAAGTGTTCAGGAAATCCCCAACCAACAAGAACAAGGAAATAGAGCTTCTGGGCTGCACAGCCCGCAGTGCCACCCTGATGACCATGATAGGATCATTCCCCGAGGTCGTCAAACGAACCCGCAACTGGGACAACGAGGTAGCAGATGCCCGCTGGTTCTCCGAAAAGCTCGAGAACCTAGGCCTCATCCAGATGGGACAAAGACCCCACAACCACGACCTCATGTTCTTCGAGGCCCCCAACCTCTACGAGATCTCCACAAAGGTCAAAAAAGGAAGATACTTCCTCTACAAAGAGCTAAAGGCCCGCAACATCCACGGCATCAAGGCCGGCCTGACCAAATTCTTCAAGCTCAGCACCTTCGGCGTCGGCAGGGAAAATCTCTCCTTCATCGCAGACTCCTTCGACGAGATCATCCAGAAATACGAGTGAGGATGACCTCACTTTCTCTTTTTGTATTTTCACTTAACAGATAGTTGCAACACTGCCTGAACCGCTAACAGAAGACCAAAACAGCTATAATCTAAAAAGAATAATGGAAGAGAGTACAAGTGTGCGGCTGTGGTTTAGAGGCTATGACCTGAGCTTCCCAAGCTTGGAACCCGGGTTCGATTCCCGGCAGTCGCATGGGTTTCTGATGGTGATTTTTGCAGGGAATTGAGCTATTCATTTATCACATTCCAACTTATTCAATACTTCATTCAAACCAATTTGTTCATAAAAACCATTTACTTCTTCTGCATTCAGTTCATCTATATCAAAGTTACATGCCACTTTAGTTTCAAAAGAAGAAATTAAACCCAACCTATTTTTAAAAAGCTGTAATGAAATGTATGCATCCTTCATATTTTGATAAAAATCGTACTGAATTTTCAAATAAATTATATATATAGTATAAATGCAGTCAAACAAAATAGAAACTTATTAATATAGTGATTATTCTAAGTAATCTAAAAAATAATTTTAAACAGAAGCTGACCTAATGAGTTTAAAAAAGAATGTAATGGTTCTCGCAAGTGGTGGGATTGATTCTACAGCGTGTATTCATTATTATCTATCTCTTGGCTTTAATGTTAAATCTTTTTTTGTAAATTTTGGTCAGAAATCTTTTAAAAAGGAATATGAAAGTGTCCAAAAGGTTTCATCTTACTATGAAATCGAATTATCATCTATAAAATGCAATTTTTCAAATAATTTTTCAAATGGAGAAATCACTGGAAGAAATGGATTTTTGGTTCTTTCAGCAATTATGGCAAACCCTCATTTTAAAGGATTACTTTCTTTGGGAATACACTCTGGAGTGCCATATTATGATTGCACTCCTGCTTTTGTGCATGATATGAATAGAATTGTTGAATCCTATACAGACGGTCAAGTAAATCTGGATGCGCCTTTTCTGAATTGGGATAAGCTTATGGTATATGATTACTGCAAAAATGAAGATGTGCCTGTTAATTTAACTTATAGTTGTGAAAATGGTAGATTTAAACCGTGTGGTCAATGTCTTTCATGTTTGGATCGGAGAATCTTAGATGCTAGCCAGAAAATTAGAAATTAAATACAACGATATTGGTATAATAACTACTCCAATACTATTACCATCTTTATCAAGTAGACTCAATCTTGATATATCCAATACAATTAGACTACTGAGT includes the following:
- the dph2 gene encoding diphthamide biosynthesis enzyme Dph2, with amino-acid sequence MSSSEPFDFQIEHIIEIIRDVQPAIIGLQFPEGFKRRAPAIASQISEATGVDILISANPCYGACDLDVAILDNVDLLFHFGHAQLDDNKYSEKVIFIETRSDTDVTEVVRKAVPELTGKRVGVLTTVQHIQKLPDVCDILESEGKECLIGRGDSKIAYAGQVLGCNFSVADGLDCDEFLYIGTGQFHPLGVSLATGRRVLIADPFSNEVREVDPRKILKQRSAVIANSLDAETFGILVSTKPGQDRMPLARELKELAEKKGKTAYILTMDLITPDQMLQFKVDAFVSTACPRLAVDEVGRFSAPMLTPQEFEIVIGEREWENMTFDEIRGE
- a CDS encoding METTL5 family protein; this translates as MKQRKLEILLEKVRSFDSPDVTLEQYSTPSVLAAELLHFAFMKGDLDDTVYDLGCGTGMLAIGAKLLGAERVVGFDSDPAALDIARENAEKLGVEVEFECLDVRQVRGHAHTVVMNPPFGAQVKGSDRPFLSTAMKVGDVTYSIHNSGSLAFVKKFIEPAIITEWYNTGFPIKRTFKFHKKDVERIEVEIYRITKVSDQDS
- a CDS encoding exosome complex RNA-binding protein Csl4 — its product is MAEKKTGEREQSRAPKRESAPRKDSRDSRRDNRDSKRESRGPRKDNRDSRKDNRGRSRPKQEPEPEPEVEELEHISAEEKTFVLPGDLIGTTEEFEGGDNTFTVRGDIHSLATGHVMVNKKRRKISVKPTTSVPPTIERGDVVVGTIMNVRDSMALVQIGAIKGNDDREFINPGIAAIHVSNVKESYVKEMSQEFAVSDVVKAKIINTDNMRMTTAGDELGVMTATCSNCGTTLKLDGDKLKCPECGHVESRKLSSGYGTGII
- a CDS encoding DNA-directed RNA polymerase subunit L; the encoded protein is MELKILEKSEDEMKLEIAGESHTLLNMLKIILLEDERVHTASYDMKHVTISDPVLFVKTENADPIDVVKDAVATLITECDEFISVFNKAVA
- the pscS gene encoding O-phospho-L-seryl-tRNA:Cys-tRNA synthase — its product is MTLDDASLQKFGFIERPAKGLINIDPLQTGGILTEDARRALVEWGDGYSICDNCGGVLDLIKKPPVQEFVHNALPEFLGVDEARVTHGARESKFAVMHAVAQEGDTVVLDGLAHYSSVVAAQRARLEIRKVPHTERPDYYLDPEGYGTAIEETIAETGKAPALALLTYPDGNYGNLADAKKIASVCHEYDVPLLLNCAYSVGRMPVNAKELGVDFIAGSGHKSMASCGPIGVLGVNGDYAEEVFRKSPTNKNKEIELLGCTARSATLMTMIGSFPEVVKRTRNWDNEVADARWFSEKLENLGLIQMGQRPHNHDLMFFEAPNLYEISTKVKKGRYFLYKELKARNIHGIKAGLTKFFKLSTFGVGRENLSFIADSFDEIIQKYE
- a CDS encoding 7-cyano-7-deazaguanine synthase — protein: MSLKKNVMVLASGGIDSTACIHYYLSLGFNVKSFFVNFGQKSFKKEYESVQKVSSYYEIELSSIKCNFSNNFSNGEITGRNGFLVLSAIMANPHFKGLLSLGIHSGVPYYDCTPAFVHDMNRIVESYTDGQVNLDAPFLNWDKLMVYDYCKNEDVPVNLTYSCENGRFKPCGQCLSCLDRRILDASQKIRN